In a genomic window of Brockia lithotrophica:
- a CDS encoding YifB family Mg chelatase-like AAA ATPase — protein sequence MAAGGRSEGFARIRSAAVVGIEAYPVDVEVSLARGLPAFDLVGLPGNATREARERVRAALGNSGFPFPLARITANLAPADLPKTGSHWDLPLAVGILVASGGVRPLARLDDVAFLGELSLDGTLRPVRGILAFAQAVRRAGVEAFVLPAENEREARLLGLTAFLARNLAEVAAFLERPRNFVSYKGGSDEAADAEGEAGDYADVYGHEDVKRALVVAAAGFHNVLLVGPPGSGKTMLLERLGTILPPLTPEESLEVSTIYDVAGLLNGSGLLRRRPFRAPHHTISPQGLVGGGSVPVPGEVTLAHRGVLFLDELLEFPPRLLDLLRQPLESGEVVLARARARVRYPARFLLAAATNPCPCGYFGFEDEVHACRCTSQEVGRYRNRLSGPLKDRFDILLEVPLPRYRDILDRRRTETSAEMAERVREAAARAARRLPDLPLPANGFLGPREVAQVVPLSPPLRAFLQELLVGLGLSARAVHKLLKVARTIADLEGEENVGEAHLLEAAALRREVI from the coding sequence GTGGCGGCCGGGGGACGTTCGGAGGGATTTGCCCGCATTCGCAGCGCGGCCGTCGTCGGAATCGAAGCCTATCCGGTCGACGTCGAGGTGTCCCTTGCGCGCGGGCTTCCCGCCTTCGACCTCGTGGGTCTACCCGGAAACGCGACGCGGGAGGCGCGGGAGCGCGTGCGCGCCGCGTTGGGAAATTCCGGGTTTCCCTTCCCCCTGGCGCGGATCACGGCAAACCTCGCCCCCGCGGACCTTCCGAAGACGGGGAGCCACTGGGACCTGCCCTTGGCCGTAGGGATTCTCGTCGCGTCGGGCGGCGTGCGGCCGCTGGCCCGGCTGGACGACGTGGCGTTTCTCGGAGAACTGTCGCTCGACGGAACGCTTCGACCCGTGCGCGGGATCCTCGCCTTTGCCCAGGCGGTGCGACGCGCAGGCGTCGAAGCGTTTGTCCTTCCTGCGGAAAACGAGCGAGAGGCGCGCCTGCTCGGTCTCACCGCGTTTCTCGCCCGAAACCTCGCGGAAGTTGCGGCCTTTCTCGAACGTCCGCGGAACTTCGTGAGCTACAAGGGAGGTTCGGACGAAGCGGCGGACGCCGAAGGAGAGGCCGGGGACTATGCGGACGTATACGGGCACGAAGACGTCAAGCGGGCCCTCGTCGTCGCTGCGGCCGGATTTCACAACGTACTCCTCGTCGGCCCTCCGGGCTCGGGGAAGACGATGCTCCTCGAACGCCTCGGCACCATCCTCCCACCCCTCACGCCGGAGGAATCCCTCGAAGTCTCCACGATTTACGACGTCGCCGGCCTTCTCAACGGTTCGGGGCTTCTTCGGAGGCGCCCTTTCCGCGCCCCGCACCACACGATCTCTCCACAAGGTCTCGTAGGCGGGGGCTCCGTTCCCGTACCCGGGGAGGTGACGCTCGCCCACCGGGGCGTCCTCTTTCTCGACGAACTCCTCGAGTTTCCGCCGCGCCTCCTCGATCTCTTGCGCCAACCTCTCGAGTCCGGAGAGGTGGTGTTGGCGCGGGCGCGGGCGCGCGTGCGTTACCCCGCGCGATTTCTCCTCGCCGCGGCGACGAACCCATGCCCTTGCGGGTACTTCGGTTTCGAGGACGAGGTGCACGCGTGCCGGTGTACCTCGCAAGAAGTCGGGCGGTACCGGAACCGCCTTTCGGGACCCCTCAAAGACCGCTTCGACATCCTCCTCGAGGTACCGCTCCCCCGGTACCGGGATATCCTCGACCGCAGGCGTACGGAAACTTCTGCGGAAATGGCCGAGCGCGTACGCGAGGCGGCGGCGCGTGCCGCACGGCGGCTTCCCGACCTTCCCCTGCCGGCCAACGGATTTCTCGGCCCCCGGGAGGTGGCCCAGGTCGTCCCCTTGTCGCCTCCCCTTCGCGCCTTTCTCCAGGAGCTCCTCGTGGGGTTGGGGCTTTCCGCCCGTGCCGTACACAAGCTCCTCAAGGTCGCGCGCACGATCGCCGACCTCGAGGGCGAGGAGAACGTAGGCGAAGCCCACCTCCTCGAGGCAGCGGCCTTGCGCCGGGAGGTGATCTGA
- a CDS encoding ribonuclease HII — translation MIELQEIPLGFGRRSPAELRLVYAAMLAHELPYWERGLLVAGVDEAGRGPLAGPVAAAAVVLDPERPLYGVDDSKRLSPAHRRALLPRIYRLARGVGVGFAEADEVDRWGIAEATRIAMRRALAALPFVPDVVLVDAFPPKSGLPEVPLVRGDRRSASIAAASVVAKELRDRRLRAYGGLYPHYGFERHVGYGTEAHREALVLHGPSAVHRRSFLRNIVWSADRAGDDGAEGEVPHARL, via the coding sequence GTGATCGAACTCCAGGAAATTCCCTTAGGTTTCGGTCGGCGTTCCCCGGCCGAGCTGCGCCTCGTGTACGCAGCGATGCTCGCCCACGAACTCCCCTATTGGGAGCGCGGCCTCCTGGTGGCGGGCGTAGACGAGGCGGGGAGGGGCCCCCTCGCCGGTCCCGTTGCCGCCGCCGCCGTCGTCCTCGATCCCGAGCGGCCGCTCTACGGCGTGGATGACTCTAAGCGCCTCTCTCCCGCACACCGCCGCGCCCTCCTCCCGCGGATCTATCGTCTCGCCCGCGGCGTAGGAGTCGGGTTTGCCGAGGCGGACGAAGTCGACCGCTGGGGGATCGCGGAGGCTACGCGCATCGCCATGCGCCGCGCGCTGGCAGCCCTCCCCTTCGTCCCGGACGTCGTTCTCGTGGATGCCTTTCCGCCGAAGAGCGGGTTGCCCGAGGTACCCCTCGTGCGCGGGGACCGGCGGAGCGCTTCGATCGCGGCGGCGAGCGTGGTCGCCAAAGAGCTTCGCGACCGCCGGCTGCGCGCTTACGGCGGCCTCTATCCACACTACGGGTTCGAACGCCACGTCGGCTACGGTACGGAGGCCCACCGGGAGGCGCTCGTGCTCCACGGTCCTTCCGCCGTGCACCGCCGTTCGTTCCTCCGAAACATCGTCTGGTCGGCGGATCGTGCGGGAGACGACGGGGCTGAGGGGGAAGTGCCCCATGCGCGCCTTTGA
- the ylqF gene encoding ribosome biogenesis GTPase YlqF, whose translation MSGTIQWYPGHMARAERELRERAALVDVVLFLVDARIPRSSSAHPRVEAALAGRPTLLVLAKADLADPQATEQWVRWFARRGRTAVPFSARSSRGVASLVRHIFSAASARGGRPPRVAVVGMPNVGKSTLVNRLVGRRAARVGSLPGVTRGIQWLRGPEGLLVLDTPGILPPRLDDQESARRLALLGLVREERAPREVLADLAFALLRGRYRDRLEARYGPFSPQALESSGTFYRALAERLHFLLPGGEADADRAMRHVLREIREGRFGPMTLEWPEEESGGTEGGGP comes from the coding sequence GTGTCGGGCACGATTCAGTGGTACCCCGGACACATGGCACGGGCGGAGCGGGAACTCCGGGAGCGGGCGGCGCTCGTGGACGTCGTCCTCTTCCTCGTGGACGCGCGAATCCCGCGGTCGTCGTCTGCCCACCCTCGGGTGGAAGCCGCCCTTGCCGGACGGCCTACGCTTCTCGTGCTCGCCAAGGCGGACCTCGCCGACCCGCAGGCGACGGAGCAGTGGGTTCGCTGGTTTGCCCGACGTGGGCGGACGGCCGTTCCGTTTTCCGCCCGCTCTTCCCGTGGCGTCGCCTCCCTCGTACGCCACATCTTTTCGGCCGCTTCGGCGCGCGGCGGACGTCCGCCGCGCGTTGCCGTCGTCGGCATGCCCAACGTAGGGAAGTCGACGCTCGTCAACCGTCTCGTCGGCCGACGCGCGGCCCGGGTCGGGAGCCTCCCCGGCGTCACGCGGGGCATTCAGTGGCTTCGCGGACCGGAAGGGCTTCTCGTCCTCGACACGCCCGGGATTTTGCCTCCCCGGTTGGACGACCAGGAGTCGGCCCGGCGCCTTGCCCTTCTCGGGCTTGTCCGCGAGGAGCGCGCCCCGCGAGAAGTCCTCGCCGACCTCGCCTTTGCCCTCTTGCGCGGGCGGTACCGCGATCGGCTCGAGGCGCGCTACGGTCCCTTTTCTCCCCAAGCTCTCGAAAGCTCTGGGACCTTTTACCGCGCCCTGGCGGAACGCCTACACTTCCTCCTTCCGGGAGGAGAAGCGGACGCGGACCGCGCCATGCGCCACGTTCTTCGGGAGATCCGCGAGGGCCGCTTTGGGCCCATGACTTTGGAATGGCCGGAAGAGGAGAGCGGAGGCACGGAAGGGGGAGGGCCGTGA
- a CDS encoding aspartyl-phosphate phosphatase Spo0E family protein: protein MEVFARDMGEDSLRNDSFRLTFMTTANLSGVPVRKGSRVSEEGVAYGERKGDSDGEGFEEDEELERLILEIVRLRFELLKLAESTRSLTDPEIVRLSRLLDEKFNRL from the coding sequence GTGGAAGTGTTCGCGCGGGACATGGGGGAAGACTCCCTCCGAAACGACTCCTTTCGCCTCACGTTCATGACGACGGCGAACCTTTCGGGTGTGCCCGTACGCAAGGGGTCGCGCGTTTCCGAAGAAGGGGTGGCGTACGGAGAGCGGAAGGGCGATTCCGACGGAGAGGGCTTCGAAGAGGACGAGGAGTTGGAGCGGCTTATCTTGGAAATCGTCCGCCTGCGCTTCGAGCTTTTGAAGCTCGCAGAGTCGACGCGTTCCCTCACCGACCCGGAGATCGTCCGTCTGAGCCGCCTGCTTGACGAAAAATTCAACCGTCTCTAG
- a CDS encoding YraN family protein — protein sequence MRAFETGRLGEALARRYLEERGYRIVGQNIRFRFGEIDLVATRDDYLVFVEVKTRRREGNFGTGREAVTPRKSSRLVRLAQAYVLRYGCDGRRIRFDVIEVVLDVRRRKARVLHLPNAFEM from the coding sequence ATGCGCGCCTTTGAAACCGGCCGCCTCGGCGAAGCCCTCGCTCGCCGCTACCTCGAGGAACGCGGGTACCGCATCGTGGGGCAGAACATCCGCTTCCGCTTCGGAGAAATCGACCTCGTGGCGACGAGAGACGACTACCTCGTCTTCGTCGAGGTAAAGACGCGGCGTCGGGAGGGGAACTTTGGGACGGGCCGCGAAGCGGTCACCCCGCGGAAGTCTTCGCGCCTCGTACGCCTCGCCCAGGCGTACGTTCTCCGGTACGGGTGCGACGGGCGGCGGATCCGCTTCGACGTGATCGAGGTGGTTCTCGACGTTCGCCGGCGAAAGGCGCGGGTTCTCCATCTCCCCAATGCGTTCGAAATGTGA
- a CDS encoding nitroreductase family protein codes for MDVFEAIRTRRSVRKFKPDPVEEEKIAKILEAATWAPNHGLTQPWRFFVLTGEGRRPLGRLFRELRRREMADPDTPENQEILRREEEKPFKAPVVIVVAVEPKDEPGVIPQEERSAVSAAVQNMLLAAHALGLGAKWKTGKRAYHPYVARFFGLSDRAEIVGFIDVGYPREVPPPPPRDPYTVYTKWISEDLPYDRVPPLARKEETDADGEGSSPVRATVLGGGISSTADEEE; via the coding sequence GTGGACGTCTTTGAAGCCATTCGCACGCGGCGGAGCGTGCGCAAGTTCAAACCCGATCCGGTGGAGGAAGAAAAGATCGCCAAAATCCTCGAAGCGGCGACGTGGGCGCCCAACCACGGGCTGACGCAGCCGTGGCGGTTTTTCGTCCTCACGGGGGAGGGGAGAAGGCCCCTCGGCCGGTTGTTCCGCGAACTCCGACGCCGAGAAATGGCCGATCCGGATACGCCGGAGAACCAAGAAATCCTCCGGCGCGAAGAGGAAAAGCCGTTTAAGGCCCCCGTCGTGATCGTCGTCGCCGTAGAGCCCAAGGACGAACCCGGCGTAATCCCCCAGGAAGAGCGGTCCGCGGTGAGCGCGGCGGTGCAAAACATGCTCCTCGCCGCCCACGCCCTCGGTTTGGGGGCAAAGTGGAAGACGGGGAAGCGCGCCTACCACCCGTACGTCGCCCGCTTTTTCGGGCTGAGCGATCGGGCGGAGATCGTGGGCTTTATCGACGTCGGCTACCCGCGGGAAGTCCCCCCGCCCCCGCCCCGCGACCCGTACACCGTGTACACGAAGTGGATTTCCGAGGACCTTCCGTACGACCGCGTGCCGCCGCTCGCCCGCAAGGAAGAGACGGATGCCGACGGAGAAGGGAGTTCCCCCGTTCGCGCCACGGTCCTCGGGGGAGGAATCTCCTCCACGGCCGACGAAGAAGAGTAG